From Rutidosis leptorrhynchoides isolate AG116_Rl617_1_P2 chromosome 3, CSIRO_AGI_Rlap_v1, whole genome shotgun sequence, a single genomic window includes:
- the LOC139902519 gene encoding uncharacterized protein: protein MRKLMWSKGNIHERVRNTRKELEDIQIELDKHPNSHVIRLKESEMSKLLNEAVLDEERFLKQKAKIEWLRVGDSNTGYFHKVVQGKIHRSKIHSVVDFHGLLHEGVDVPGAFVNHYAQFLGQASNCAHIANPESLFIKQLPAEIALGMVLPVSASEVRDAVFNIGDGKLRGPDGYSTAFFKKSWDIVGNDVVKAVIEFFCKWLDSEGD from the coding sequence ATGAGGAAGCTTATGTGGTCGAAAGGCAATATACACGAGCGTGTTCGTAATACTCGTAAAGAGCTTGAAGACATTCAAATCGAGCTGGATAAACACCCAAATTCGCATGTGATTCGTTTAAAGGAAAGTGAAATGTCGAAACTGCTTAATGAAGCAGTTTTGGATGAGGAGAGGTTTTTAAAACAAAAGGCGAAGATTGAATGGTTACGTGTGGGTGATAGTAATACGGGTTACTTCCACAAAGTTGTTCAAGGAAAAATTCACAGAAGTAAAATCCATAGTGTAGTAGATTTCCATGGTCTACTTCATGAAGGAGTGGATGTTCCAGGTGCTTTTGTTAATCACTATGCGCAATTTTTGGGACAGGCTTCAAACTGTGCACATATTGCTAATCCAGAAAGTCTTTTCATCAAACAGCTTCCTGCTGAGATTGCTCTAGGAATGGTTCTGCCTGTTAGCGCTAGCGAGGTTCGAGATGCGGTGTTCAATATTGGGGATGGTAAATTGCGGGGGCCTGATGGATATTCAACTGCGTTCTTTAAAAAGTCATGGGATATTGTTGGTAATGATGTAGTCAAGGCTGTGATTGAATTTTTTTGTAAATGGTTAGATTCTGAAGGAGATTAA